Proteins from a single region of Sebastes umbrosus isolate fSebUmb1 chromosome 8, fSebUmb1.pri, whole genome shotgun sequence:
- the mvb12bb gene encoding multivesicular body subunit 12Bb isoform X7 produces MSEVSSQLPTDPISAVGVITSLNKAPDGYYVVAQTTDGSDADLWKDGLFKSKVTRYLCFTRKTEADVVVDMKLIDIKDALPEGFTPVEETLDTKETAMRKRRLCVKISPREAAVMAVYDIQVVVKSKYHLVNYTCIGEMNSMGIWYRMGDVSQPQSSQEMSSTPSDAPANTAARRTTSRPVYEHQSSGNYTMTALDDVPFVVHEKFSEKPKETE; encoded by the exons ATGTCTGAAGTGAGCAGCCAGCTGCCCACAGACCCCATCTCTGCTGTTGGAGTAATCACTTCACTCAACAAGGCCCCTGATGGCTACTATGTT GTTGCACAAACAACAGATGGCTCTGACGCCGACCTGTGGAAGGACGGCTTATTCAAATCCAAGGTCACCCGCTACCTCTGTTTCACCAGAAAAACT GAGGCTGACGTTGTTGTGGACATGAAGCTGATTGACATTAAGGACGCGTTGCCAGAGGGCTTCACACCTGTGGAAGAAACATTGGACACAA AGGAAACCgccatgaggaagaggaggctctGCGTGAAAATCAGCCCTCGCGAGGCCGCCGTGATGGCTGTGTATGACATCCAGGTCGTTGTGAAGTCCAAGTACCATCTTGTTAACTACACCTGCATAGG TGAGATGAACAGTATGGGGATATGGTACCGAATGGGAGATGTCTCTCAGCCTCAGTCATCCCAGGAAATGTCCAGTACACCTAGTGACGCTCCAGCCAACACAGCAGCAAG GAGGACCACGAGCAGGCCGGTCTATGAGCACCAGAGCAGTGGGAACTACACCATGACAG
- the mvb12bb gene encoding multivesicular body subunit 12Bb isoform X6 — MSEVSSQLPTDPISAVGVITSLNKAPDGYYVVAQTTDGSDADLWKDGLFKSKVTRYLCFTRKTEADVVVDMKLIDIKDALPEGFTPVEETLDTKETAMRKRRLCVKISPREAAVMAVYDIQVVVKSKYHLVNYTCIGEMNSMGIWYRMGDVSQPQSSQEMSSTPSDAPANTAASRRTTSRPVYEHQSSGNYTMTALDDVPFVVHEKFSEKPKETE; from the exons ATGTCTGAAGTGAGCAGCCAGCTGCCCACAGACCCCATCTCTGCTGTTGGAGTAATCACTTCACTCAACAAGGCCCCTGATGGCTACTATGTT GTTGCACAAACAACAGATGGCTCTGACGCCGACCTGTGGAAGGACGGCTTATTCAAATCCAAGGTCACCCGCTACCTCTGTTTCACCAGAAAAACT GAGGCTGACGTTGTTGTGGACATGAAGCTGATTGACATTAAGGACGCGTTGCCAGAGGGCTTCACACCTGTGGAAGAAACATTGGACACAA AGGAAACCgccatgaggaagaggaggctctGCGTGAAAATCAGCCCTCGCGAGGCCGCCGTGATGGCTGTGTATGACATCCAGGTCGTTGTGAAGTCCAAGTACCATCTTGTTAACTACACCTGCATAGG TGAGATGAACAGTATGGGGATATGGTACCGAATGGGAGATGTCTCTCAGCCTCAGTCATCCCAGGAAATGTCCAGTACACCTAGTGACGCTCCAGCCAACACAGCAGCAAG CAGGAGGACCACGAGCAGGCCGGTCTATGAGCACCAGAGCAGTGGGAACTACACCATGACAG